One genomic window of Arthrobacter sp. KBS0703 includes the following:
- a CDS encoding HNH endonuclease has translation MPRKYSSTRSNAARKIAASQLPSPCSICGRIVTAEMQWQADHVVPRVIAEAQGWTQTEIDSPSNTAPAHRSCNERAGAKLGNSHRAKPAAVRTVPQVQRPGIGGAHV, from the coding sequence ATGCCCAGAAAGTACTCCAGTACGCGCAGCAATGCAGCGCGGAAGATAGCAGCATCCCAACTACCAAGCCCCTGTTCCATCTGTGGGCGCATTGTCACCGCCGAGATGCAGTGGCAGGCAGACCATGTCGTGCCACGCGTGATTGCCGAGGCGCAGGGCTGGACACAGACGGAGATTGACAGCCCCTCCAACACAGCACCTGCACATCGCTCATGCAATGAACGGGCAGGGGCAAAGCTAGGCAACTCCCACCGTGCCAAGCCAGCAGCAGTGCGCACCGTGCCGCAGGTACAGCGTCCCGGTATCGGAGGCGCACATGTCTAA
- a CDS encoding recombinase family protein: protein MTTKAAIYVRQSTTSEGTISPALQRRNCEAFVQRQGWQLVSKSYEDIDISGKKTANRPGYLSLRADYENGDFDVVVADDWSRFARNEVEGLAMLGSMQLASASQGVYDEDTNHLPTAIQFIIDADFSRKMGKRWRNALVYRLERGLPPSGKPQFGYDKQGKDAYIPNADAAIVREAYARYTAGEGSRAICEDFTARGLASAGPAGWYPNGLFDLLDKTFYAGFITYEGQDFPGAHEPLLTPAQWAAYRKARETRKTHARPRNTKWMLQGLVVCGLCGSKMLSHMARGVPSLACSTYNAQGKAGCPGTFRKREIVMKKFRFWLHKHQQEWADAMPSDDEAKTAAETAVADAQTAHDSTVEDYSRYQQWAYENRIVPAVSAKTLAEKAEAITAAQAVLDEAQAALGEFVPASTVRERINAGIKVLGLDVPENDPSLEEEPTEAEAAIMREIYAKMIDRIVVLPPSHPSPRHPDRDLMAEIEVHPKEFLK from the coding sequence ATGACCACGAAAGCAGCCATATACGTCAGGCAGTCGACAACCTCCGAAGGCACGATTTCACCCGCCCTCCAGCGCCGCAACTGTGAAGCCTTCGTTCAGCGCCAAGGCTGGCAGCTTGTCAGCAAGTCGTACGAAGACATCGATATATCAGGTAAGAAGACTGCCAACCGGCCCGGCTACCTTAGCTTGCGGGCCGACTACGAGAACGGCGACTTTGACGTCGTCGTGGCCGACGACTGGTCACGCTTCGCACGCAACGAGGTAGAAGGCCTCGCCATGTTGGGGAGCATGCAGCTTGCCAGCGCAAGCCAAGGTGTCTATGACGAAGACACGAACCACCTGCCTACCGCCATCCAATTCATCATCGACGCTGACTTCAGCCGGAAGATGGGGAAGCGGTGGCGGAACGCACTTGTCTACCGACTGGAGCGCGGTTTGCCGCCGTCAGGCAAGCCGCAGTTCGGATATGACAAGCAGGGCAAGGATGCCTACATCCCGAACGCCGACGCCGCTATCGTCCGGGAGGCCTACGCACGATACACGGCGGGCGAAGGTTCACGCGCCATCTGCGAGGACTTCACCGCACGCGGCCTTGCCTCTGCCGGTCCTGCCGGGTGGTACCCGAACGGACTCTTTGACCTACTGGATAAAACCTTCTATGCGGGGTTCATCACCTACGAAGGTCAGGACTTCCCCGGTGCCCATGAGCCTTTGCTGACTCCGGCCCAGTGGGCGGCGTACCGGAAGGCGCGGGAGACAAGGAAGACACACGCACGCCCCCGTAACACGAAGTGGATGCTCCAGGGCCTCGTGGTGTGCGGCCTTTGCGGCAGCAAGATGCTCTCCCACATGGCACGCGGCGTCCCGAGCCTCGCGTGCTCGACGTACAACGCTCAGGGCAAGGCCGGATGCCCCGGCACCTTCCGCAAGCGCGAGATTGTCATGAAGAAGTTCCGCTTCTGGCTCCACAAGCACCAGCAGGAATGGGCCGATGCCATGCCCTCCGACGACGAGGCGAAGACCGCCGCCGAGACCGCCGTTGCGGACGCGCAGACCGCCCATGACAGCACCGTTGAGGACTACAGCCGGTACCAGCAGTGGGCCTACGAGAACCGCATTGTTCCCGCCGTCTCCGCCAAGACGCTTGCCGAAAAGGCCGAGGCCATCACGGCGGCACAGGCGGTGCTCGATGAGGCACAGGCCGCGTTGGGTGAGTTTGTCCCGGCGTCCACCGTCCGGGAACGCATCAACGCCGGTATCAAGGTCCTTGGACTGGACGTGCCGGAGAACGATCCCTCGCTCGAAGAAGAGCCCACGGAAGCGGAGGCCGCAATCATGCGGGAAATCTACGCCAAGATGATTGACCGCATTGTGGTCCTGCCTCCGAGCCACCCGAGCCCGAGGCATCCCGACCGTGACCTGATGGCCGAGATCGAGGTTCACCCGAAGGAGTTTTTGAAATAG
- the dprA gene encoding DNA-processing protein DprA, with protein sequence MENERLARAALSRLMEPQDAAGLALVQVTGALDALGIATGQLGYGPALEQEITGVLAEHGSLTSWAGMAAALKRWAPRIPDLAPERDLATLERLGGRMIIPGDELWPGQLADLGIHEPICLWWRGIELELPPAAKSVALVGSRDSTSYGASVTGDLAYSLAQRGFTVVSGGAYGIDAHAHRAALAGGSGPMPTIAVMAGGVDRFYPSGNEDLLRAVANQGAVIAEVPPGSAPTRYRFLQRNRIIAALASVTVVVEARWRSGALNTAHHAESLGRAVGAVPGSVHSANSAGCHRLLREGGAVCVTDAAEIAELASPSGESLPDVQPGRQADHDGLTLEDLILLDALPLRSASSVEKLSSVAGLGVESVRAGLGRLNLLGLAESGSGGWKRTKTAG encoded by the coding sequence ATGGAGAACGAGAGACTGGCGCGCGCCGCCCTGTCCAGGCTGATGGAACCGCAGGACGCGGCAGGGCTTGCGCTGGTGCAGGTTACCGGTGCCCTGGACGCGCTGGGCATTGCCACCGGCCAGCTGGGCTACGGCCCCGCACTGGAACAGGAAATCACCGGCGTACTGGCGGAGCATGGCTCCCTAACGTCGTGGGCCGGCATGGCTGCGGCCCTGAAACGCTGGGCGCCCAGGATCCCGGACCTCGCACCCGAACGCGACCTGGCGACGCTGGAACGGCTGGGCGGCCGGATGATCATTCCGGGAGACGAACTGTGGCCCGGGCAACTGGCTGACCTGGGCATTCACGAGCCCATCTGCCTGTGGTGGAGGGGAATCGAGCTGGAACTGCCGCCGGCGGCGAAATCGGTGGCACTGGTCGGTTCCCGGGACAGCACCAGCTACGGTGCATCGGTCACCGGCGATCTTGCCTACTCGCTCGCGCAGCGGGGGTTCACCGTGGTGTCCGGCGGCGCCTATGGCATCGATGCGCACGCACACCGGGCCGCCTTGGCGGGAGGCTCGGGTCCGATGCCGACCATTGCGGTGATGGCCGGCGGCGTGGATCGCTTCTACCCCTCGGGAAACGAGGACCTGCTGCGGGCCGTGGCCAACCAGGGGGCCGTCATAGCCGAGGTGCCGCCGGGTTCTGCCCCCACGCGCTACAGGTTCCTGCAGCGCAACAGGATCATCGCCGCCCTGGCCTCCGTGACTGTCGTCGTTGAGGCCAGATGGAGGTCCGGCGCGCTCAACACGGCGCACCACGCCGAGTCGCTGGGAAGGGCCGTGGGGGCCGTTCCGGGATCGGTCCACAGCGCCAACTCCGCCGGTTGCCACAGGCTGCTGCGGGAGGGCGGGGCGGTCTGCGTGACCGACGCCGCGGAGATAGCCGAGCTGGCCTCGCCGAGCGGGGAATCCCTGCCCGACGTGCAGCCGGGCAGGCAGGCCGACCACGACGGCCTGACCCTCGAGGACCTGATTCTGCTAGACGCCCTTCCGCTCAGGTCCGCCAGTTCCGTCGAGAAGCTGAGCAGCGTTGCCGGACTCGGTGTCGAATCGGTCCGGGCAGGCCTGGGCAGGCTGAACCTGCTCGGACTCGCGGAGTCAGGCAGCGGCGGCTGGAAGCGGACAAAGACCGCCGGCTGA
- a CDS encoding phage portal protein, translating to MDTSAFPVDAATALTVPAVQRGIQIFSSVGSRLPLKATDADGNDVDLPFLNHTEGPITPAKRTSGIIQDLIFHNASLIQVVRDADGYVSAFAHVPAHLWSLDANGNILVNGKKASSDDVVYVPSIMPAGFLEVARDSVRQYRNIVRTINNRTAAPEPVVIVAETEDVAPTDEEIDQALASLANALQSERGGIVYQPKGLEIKGFGATDSANALMLEARNALRVDISNFLGISADMLDGSGGGNSQVYANSVDSRNELSELSLKTWTEPLADRLSQDDCTPPGIKISVDYSLFDAFVSAKGNTESPVIPNV from the coding sequence GTGGACACGTCCGCCTTCCCGGTTGACGCCGCGACCGCGCTCACCGTTCCCGCCGTCCAGCGCGGCATCCAAATCTTCTCGTCCGTTGGCTCGCGCCTTCCGCTGAAAGCCACGGACGCGGACGGCAACGACGTTGACCTTCCGTTCCTGAACCACACCGAGGGACCTATCACCCCGGCCAAGCGCACCTCCGGAATCATTCAGGACCTCATTTTTCACAACGCGAGCCTCATTCAGGTTGTACGCGACGCTGACGGCTACGTCTCAGCCTTCGCCCACGTCCCCGCTCACCTGTGGAGCCTCGACGCCAACGGCAACATCCTCGTCAACGGCAAGAAAGCCTCCAGCGACGACGTCGTCTACGTCCCCTCGATCATGCCTGCGGGCTTCCTCGAAGTTGCGCGTGACTCCGTGCGCCAGTACCGCAACATCGTCCGCACCATCAACAACCGCACCGCCGCCCCTGAGCCGGTCGTCATCGTCGCCGAGACCGAGGACGTGGCACCGACCGACGAAGAGATCGATCAGGCGCTTGCAAGCCTCGCCAACGCCCTGCAGTCCGAGCGCGGCGGCATTGTCTACCAGCCGAAGGGCCTAGAGATCAAAGGCTTCGGAGCCACCGACTCAGCCAACGCCCTGATGCTCGAAGCCCGCAACGCGCTCCGCGTCGATATCTCCAACTTCCTCGGAATTAGCGCGGACATGTTGGACGGTTCCGGCGGCGGAAATAGTCAGGTCTACGCGAATTCTGTTGATTCTCGAAATGAGCTTAGCGAATTGTCCCTAAAGACGTGGACCGAGCCACTGGCGGATCGCCTTTCGCAAGACGATTGCACACCGCCGGGCATCAAGATTTCCGTCGACTATTCCCTCTTCGATGCCTTCGTCAGTGCGAAGGGTAATACAGAAAGCCCGGTAATTCCGAATGTCTAA